A stretch of DNA from Pleurodeles waltl isolate 20211129_DDA chromosome 3_2, aPleWal1.hap1.20221129, whole genome shotgun sequence:
CTTTTGCAGTCACCTAGCCGTATGAATGAAATCTCCCTTCTCGGAATATGATGCTCACTACAAAATGTCCAATGTATAGAAAATTCAATTTACCACATTACTCTAAAAATTAGTAAGTAATGCAGTACTACTCGACGTGGAGGACATGAGCCACAGGTTAGTCATGGGGTCCTAAAATGTTGTTCACCAGATGATCAAaacatcttttgttttttgttattgttgCATTTGAAGAGCATTTGTAACCTTCTGAAAGGAGCACAAGAAGTCTTTGCTGCTTGGTTAAGGCTGATTCCTCTCCAATTgctgtttgattctcttaaagggAGCTGTAACCTTCCTGCTGAACCACTCTCTACTGGAGCCAAGAGCAGGTGGAATCAGGTAGCTGGTGATGATTAGAGCATCTAGGGAACAGTGAGAAACCTAAGGCTTCTACGGCTCCTTCCACGCAGCCCAGGTCTTGCCAGTGGTGATGCCGTCTCCTTTGCTAGCAGATCAGGCAGTGGAATTACTCATCCGAATGAAATACTATCAACACTACAAAGAGGAGCACCTGAGGAAACTCCCTCAGTCAACTGAGCTCAGCCCAACTAGTCAGTCAAATGACCACTATGCTTTGTGCACCTGAGGATCTTCAAGGCATGAGCGAGAGATAGGAAAAATAAAAACACCGCTGCCAATCAGATGGCTCAGGTATTTTTTTTCCTCCCAAACCCACCTGTCAAGAAATAGTAAGTTTGACATCTTTCTCAAAAATTAAGTAACGTATTTACTCCAGATCACAAAATGCACACTTTCAgagtctagctttctgccaaatgtggtgtaataacATTCAGCTCGTCTGTAGCCCTTTCCAGaactccctatggaaattgcacttTAGTcccataactacagagtggcagccTCCCCATATATGGAtggagatatacacacacacactatacttacCTGAGTGGTATGTGCTAAAGGGTGTTAAGCCATTCTACCTATCCCGAAGTTGATGAAAATATCCCCTATGAAAGCATTGGCCAAGTGGTAATATTTTCCTTAGCATTTCCACTTTCAAACTAGTATTCTGAAgctgctagagacttctagctcCAAAGGACTGAGCCAAGCCTGCCACGATTTGAACATGTGACCTAGACAACAGTTGTACAGAAGAGGTTTAACCCAGCTTAGTTAGCCCAGGTAAATGCACATTGGTATCTTCCCATGAAGATGGAACTATGAAATCCAGTACTACAGGCTACCATGTGGTTAGCACTGGAGTCACAAGGCTGTTGCTTCCGTCCACCAAGTGGCATTTAGTgccaaacttaaaaataaaaaaaacacccaagTTGAAGATTGACAATTAACCAATTACAACACCAttgataaaatacctttattttacaaacaataaaaatatactaTAATACACAAGATATAAAGTAGAATCTAGTTTGAAGCCATGTACTTTGCCACTGCTTTGGTGCCCTCGGACAGGGCGTGCTTAGAACGTTCTCCAGGGAGCACCAGTTTCACAGCGGTCTGGATCTCACGGCTGGTTATGGTGCTTCGCTTGTTGTACAGGGCAAGTCTAGCCGCCTCTGAAGCCACTCGCTCGAAGACGTCTCCATTGATGGAGTCCAGGATCTTCATTGCATCAAGTGAGAGGGTCAGATCAGGGTGGACCTGTCGGGAGACATAGCTCGTGTTAGGGCAGCAACTGAACATGCATTAACAATCCAATGTGAGGTATCCTGTTACAGAAAGATCAGCACAAACCAGTGTCTACTCATTTGAAACGAGGAGACCCCTGGACAACATCTTGAAAGTCGCACTGTTAGTATGAACAAGGATGGATTACTGCTGAAGGCCAGACATCCATCCTTTGCGCAGTCATTTTCCAGTACACCAGTGCACACAAATTACATGGGTTTCTACTTGCATTTGTTTGCAGATTACCTGCCCTCCCCACCATTCAGACCACTAGGGGGAAATTCTGCACCCACCAGAAGGACTCACTGGCCAACCATTTAAGATCTTGTTTGCATTCTTGAGTCCCAACTAAACACAAACAGAATCTGCTGCattgaaaagaaatgcaaaacgtcTGCTTTCCGTTTAAAATGCATCTGAGAAAATTAAAGTGTCACGGTTCAGTAACTTCTGAGATTTATACTATCTTGCAAGTCTCACCTCCcgccagctgcaaaccttttccccaaaaaagaTAAACTGTTTTTTGGGGAAggagtggggccacaggggtgacaagcaacaagggggagtgctcagcactctcccctcagagcacatgtgtgtttggccagccatctcaacACAggctcagtgggctctccagcccggcaacacagttgccaggctggagagagcctgcatagactcagtctgcctgggcgctcccagccaatcctgacgcagctctgagcagcgtcaggactagcgcagggcaggctgggagcctgtgcctgcagagaagCCGCAGCAagtgttttcttttcttcatttcccctgccctcctgctgccctcCATCCCCTCCTATCAACCCCaattcttccctcccccccccccccccccccaacattctgCTTCACATGAGTGGCTACTGATCATGAGGGTACCTGTCATACATGGGACCTAGTTGAACTATGATATGGTCTATGCACCGGGGATCTAAACTGGGGCACCAGTACACAGACTCCAAAGGACACAATAGAACACTGATTTAATTTATTTTAGCATTATGTTCATATGTTGTGTCTTTTTAGTGTATTTAACTGGACACATGACAGACTGGCACATGTTATATCATTTGTGACACAAATGAACATGGATTACTACATACCATCCCACCAGGCACCTATGTTCAGAGGATCCTTCTTCAGGACGTGCTGCATTTCCTACAGCCCTGAATCACCCTTCACCCAACTGAGGTCCAAAGATGCTTGTAAACAAGAGGCCTGCTCTCATCACTGGTACCCTGACTGATGGGTCAGTGGTTCTGCCACCAGAACTCTGGAACCCATTCCCAGCAGAGGCTAGAGGCATCCAAAAGCACCTGGAATTTAGGGAGGCAGAGAAGCCCTAGATCCCTGCTTTGCCTCAGAGGACTTCACTTGTTCACCAAAAATCCAGAATCCATCACCTCAGAAAACTCCACACTAGCAGGTTGTGTAAAGATCTCGATTCCCCACAGTACCCCCTGCTAAAGCGCAGCTTCAAGGTTACAAGGCGGAAGCACCCCGTCGGTCAGCAAGCACCCGATGACCGCATCTTCTACGGGCAGTGCAGAAAAATAAAAGTGTAGGAACTGGATCTCCCAGGGTACCTGCTTGTTACTGAGGACAGCTGGTACTCTCCAGTTACTTGAATTTCACCTGTGCCGAGAAGACCTGCCACTctcccttttaaagtggtgtacTCAGTACCTGTCTGTATAGAGCACTGGCCATTGGCCACACTGTCAACCCACAATCTAACCTACTAGTAAGTAGGGTGCAGCCATGCCACAGAAAGCACTTCAGCACCTTATCAAGGGCATGAAGTGCTACACCAGTTAACTACAATGCGTTGAGCCATTACACCCAACACAAAGGTACTGCTGTGGTGGGCAAGCTTTCAGTGTATTTCATCACTTTCACATCACCCTGGGATCAGAAAAAAAGTCAGTGTCCCTTTGTAAACTCACCTGCTTGAACACTTTGTAGATGAAGCTGGAGTAGctctccttgccctttcccttgtgctggaccACAGTCTTGGACACCTTGTTGGCACTGTTCTCGTTAGCCACAATGGTCTTCATGGcgctacaaaaaataaaaactgaggATAAAGACAGTCCCCATGGTTAGAACCAGATCAAGAACTATCACTGATTAGCTGCAGAAACCTTTACATAGGAGTAGGTGATCCCAGGAACGTGGCCTTGAGAAGGATGCCATGCACCTGCTGCAATCAATGGATTTACAATGGCCAGCATGATTTGTACTTGGttagccccttctgtgccgcagacgtagtggttacgtcctgcggcacagtgctgctgtgccgaggacgtaaccactacgtcctcggcacacagcccagagggagcgctctcgctccctctgtgtgcttccccccacccccccaaagtcagggatggaaggggaagcccttccccttccacccccgacccccccacccccccataatgacgtcagcgcgcgatcgcgcgctgacttcattatggggatttcgccgcacaggaagccatttgcttcctgtgcggcgaacggagaagaggtaagaatctcttcccggtgggtggggggtttgggctaaagaggcaccgggggaaaggaaaggcttttcctttcccccggtgtctctttgagcattcctgctgcccgatcgcattgcgatcgggcagcaggaatgcccactagacaccagggattttttttttttgttgttctttactgtttcttgtttgcggggagcggccccttgggcaagggtcgctccccttgtgggggcaatttgttacggccatttctgccccccttgggggcagattggcctactttttaggcggatctgcccccaaggggggcagaaaccactggatcaccagggatttttattttctgtgcatttatgttggggggtgcccccttgggcaaggggcgccccccccaagggggcagagaactgttggccttttctgccccc
This window harbors:
- the LOC138286651 gene encoding histone H2B-like, which produces MPAACLVFPSQLNFTVVYSSVFIFCSAMKTIVANENSANKVSKTVVQHKGKGKESYSSFIYKVFKQVHPDLTLSLDAMKILDSINGDVFERVASEAARLALYNKRSTITSREIQTAVKLVLPGERSKHALSEGTKAVAKYMASN